In one window of Verrucomicrobiia bacterium DNA:
- a CDS encoding WD40 repeat domain-containing protein, which translates to MKWIPSSRWLIIVLAMVGIELKAQPSVRVTHERFETWLKGEPQGVTLGEEGVLSSGWKLESALKTNFSVKVIWSAVRDSQGNTFLAAGDEGKIFKVSPVGELMEWAKLKESQVTALVWDAKGVLYAATAPDGKVYRVNGKELVEEYFDPKEKYIWALLWKGNDLYVATGTEGKLYRVTALGQGEVFYDSNEPNLRCLAQDKNGDLLVGTEGKGLVLQVKEKGKALALFDAPRKEIRQIAVDENGRIAFAALGLEAASKPQRTKINPPQTEDKSANEKLDNSKNANQKSDAMNSFLKGGTPSLSQERGEVYQLEQPGFATVLWSADASPQALLRYRGEWLIGTGDDGFLYGVSDRGEKRVVARAESNQITVLVSNQNNLFAATSNDGGWWALKAAGGDGIYQSEVIDSQGFSRWGALRVKGEVAHVRTRSGNTVEPDKTWYDWVELKDQKVVSPAARYLQYELSLKTGSVRRVDVFYTPKNLAPRINAIVALPSGIGYAPMTDPPQPPQQKTLQQLLNWDLFEMPSFDRTRMAPELRGGLQTIVWSASDPNPDQLTYQLSYRRENEKDFKVLEKELEVAAYTLDTIGWEDGIYYFKVSVTDKKSNETDPLSDEKISEGILIDNTAPQIEKMASDNGVITFRARDQGSLIWDVMISRDGVEFAEIQPKDGVLDSSEEIFEAKVSGGEKLFIRVQDEAGNLASANYNP; encoded by the coding sequence ATGAAATGGATACCAAGCAGTAGATGGTTGATCATCGTTTTGGCGATGGTAGGAATAGAGTTAAAGGCGCAGCCTTCGGTGCGTGTGACGCATGAAAGGTTTGAGACATGGTTAAAGGGTGAGCCGCAAGGGGTAACTTTGGGGGAAGAAGGAGTTTTGAGTTCAGGCTGGAAATTGGAGTCGGCTTTGAAAACGAATTTTTCTGTAAAGGTTATTTGGTCGGCAGTGCGTGATTCGCAAGGGAACACGTTTTTAGCGGCAGGTGATGAAGGTAAAATTTTTAAAGTTTCACCAGTAGGTGAATTAATGGAGTGGGCGAAGCTCAAAGAATCGCAAGTGACGGCTTTGGTTTGGGATGCGAAAGGAGTATTATATGCCGCTACGGCTCCAGATGGGAAAGTGTATCGTGTTAATGGAAAGGAATTGGTGGAGGAATATTTTGATCCTAAAGAGAAATATATTTGGGCTTTGTTGTGGAAAGGGAATGATTTGTATGTGGCGACGGGCACGGAAGGAAAATTGTATCGGGTTACGGCATTGGGTCAGGGCGAAGTTTTTTATGATAGCAATGAACCCAATTTGCGTTGTTTGGCTCAGGATAAGAATGGTGATCTTCTTGTTGGCACGGAGGGAAAGGGTTTGGTTTTGCAAGTGAAAGAAAAAGGTAAAGCGCTAGCGCTTTTTGATGCGCCGCGAAAAGAGATTCGACAGATTGCTGTGGATGAAAATGGGCGAATCGCATTTGCAGCTTTGGGATTGGAAGCAGCTAGTAAACCGCAACGCACTAAAATTAATCCCCCGCAAACTGAGGATAAATCTGCTAATGAAAAATTAGACAATTCAAAAAATGCAAATCAAAAGAGTGATGCGATGAATTCTTTTTTAAAGGGAGGTACGCCTTCGTTGAGTCAAGAAAGAGGTGAGGTCTATCAGTTGGAACAACCTGGATTTGCTACGGTTTTGTGGTCGGCGGATGCTTCGCCGCAGGCGTTGTTGCGTTATCGAGGAGAGTGGTTGATTGGAACGGGCGATGACGGGTTTTTGTATGGTGTGAGTGATCGAGGTGAAAAACGTGTCGTGGCGCGCGCGGAATCGAATCAAATTACGGTCTTGGTGAGTAATCAAAATAATTTGTTTGCTGCCACGAGTAATGATGGAGGATGGTGGGCTTTGAAAGCAGCTGGAGGTGATGGAATTTATCAATCAGAAGTGATCGATAGCCAGGGATTCAGTCGGTGGGGCGCTTTGCGGGTAAAAGGCGAAGTGGCGCACGTGCGAACTCGGAGCGGTAACACTGTAGAGCCGGACAAGACATGGTATGATTGGGTGGAATTGAAGGATCAAAAAGTGGTCAGTCCCGCAGCGCGTTATTTACAGTATGAGTTGTCATTAAAAACGGGTAGTGTGCGACGGGTTGATGTATTTTATACACCTAAAAATTTAGCGCCACGAATCAATGCGATTGTCGCGTTGCCTTCGGGTATTGGTTATGCGCCGATGACTGATCCGCCTCAGCCGCCACAACAAAAGACGTTGCAACAATTGCTTAATTGGGATTTGTTTGAGATGCCTTCGTTTGATCGCACGCGCATGGCTCCAGAATTGCGAGGAGGTTTGCAAACGATTGTTTGGTCGGCGAGTGATCCTAATCCCGATCAGTTGACATATCAATTGAGTTATCGCCGAGAAAATGAAAAAGATTTCAAGGTTTTAGAGAAAGAGTTGGAAGTGGCTGCTTATACTTTGGACACAATCGGTTGGGAAGATGGTATTTATTATTTTAAAGTTTCGGTGACGGATAAGAAAAGTAATGAGACGGATCCATTAAGTGATGAAAAGATTAGTGAAGGTATTTTGATTGATAACACGGCGCCGCAAATTGAGAAAATGGCTAGCGATAATGGTGTGATCACTTTTCGCGCGCGTGATCAAGGGTCTTTAATTTGGGATGTCATGATTTCGCGTGATGGAGTTGAGTTTGCAGAAATTCAGCCAAAAGATGGTGTGCTCGACTCCTCGGAAGAAATATTTGAAGCTAAGGTGAGTGGGGGAGAAAAGCTTTTTATTCGTGTTCAAGATGAAGCTGGGAATTTGGCGAGCGCTAATTATAATCCGTAA
- the hemL gene encoding glutamate-1-semialdehyde 2,1-aminomutase, whose product MKRELSEKLFAEALNYIPGGVNSPVRAFRAVGGKPFFVQHAEGAYVFDVDGNDYVDYVCSWGPNILGHAAKSVVHAVKQAAEKGLSFGIPNPYEVSLAKKIIEWVPSIQKVRFCNSGTEATMSCIRLARGFTKRERIIKFEGCYHGHVDSLLVAAGSGALTLGRPDSAGVPQALAELTTVLPFNDLKLVEKVFIEQGKEIAAIILEPIPANAGLYLPRSGFLEGLRKLCSQWDALLIFDEVMTGFRLARGGAQEIYGVTPDLSAFGKVIGGGLPVGAFGGRSDIMDYLAPDGPVYQAGTLSGNPLAMAAGLAQLKELEASHGFRRLNELGSEFAESMNELLKQLGEKGKRCQFKQIGSMFCLYFCEQEIHNLTDAKRSDTKAFARFFHAMLEQGIYLAPSQFEAGFLSMAHGAKEMEKTLRAARQALEKI is encoded by the coding sequence ATGAAACGTGAACTTTCAGAAAAATTATTTGCCGAAGCGTTGAATTATATTCCCGGTGGGGTGAATTCGCCTGTGCGCGCTTTTCGCGCTGTGGGTGGAAAACCGTTTTTTGTGCAGCATGCGGAAGGGGCTTATGTGTTCGATGTGGATGGTAATGATTATGTGGATTATGTTTGTAGTTGGGGACCCAATATTTTGGGGCATGCGGCCAAGTCGGTAGTGCATGCAGTCAAGCAAGCTGCGGAAAAGGGTTTGAGTTTTGGCATTCCGAATCCTTATGAAGTGAGCTTAGCTAAAAAAATTATCGAATGGGTGCCCTCGATTCAAAAAGTGCGATTTTGCAATAGTGGCACCGAAGCGACGATGTCTTGCATTCGTTTGGCGCGGGGGTTTACCAAACGGGAAAGAATTATTAAATTCGAAGGCTGTTACCATGGTCATGTGGATTCGCTTTTGGTGGCTGCCGGTAGTGGCGCTTTGACATTAGGAAGGCCCGATAGTGCAGGAGTGCCACAAGCTTTGGCGGAATTGACGACGGTGTTGCCTTTTAATGATTTGAAGTTGGTAGAAAAAGTTTTTATCGAACAAGGCAAGGAAATTGCGGCGATTATTTTGGAGCCGATTCCAGCGAATGCGGGTTTGTATTTGCCTCGATCTGGTTTTTTAGAAGGATTGCGAAAATTATGTTCGCAATGGGATGCGCTTTTAATTTTTGATGAGGTCATGACGGGATTTCGTTTGGCTCGCGGTGGGGCGCAAGAAATTTATGGTGTGACACCTGATTTGAGCGCGTTTGGTAAGGTGATTGGTGGTGGTTTACCCGTAGGCGCGTTCGGTGGGCGCTCGGATATTATGGATTATTTGGCGCCAGATGGGCCGGTTTATCAGGCGGGAACTTTGTCGGGAAATCCTTTGGCTATGGCGGCAGGTTTGGCGCAATTAAAAGAATTAGAAGCAAGTCATGGGTTCCGACGTCTTAATGAGTTGGGATCCGAATTTGCTGAAAGTATGAATGAACTTTTAAAACAGTTAGGAGAAAAAGGGAAAAGATGTCAGTTTAAACAAATAGGGTCTATGTTTTGTCTCTATTTTTGCGAGCAAGAGATTCATAATTTAACCGATGCGAAGCGTAGTGATACCAAGGCGTTTGCTCGGTTTTTTCATGCAATGTTGGAGCAGGGAATTTATTTGGCGCCGTCTCAGTTTGAAGCAGGCTTTCTTTCTATGGCGCATGGAGCCAAAGAAATGGAAAAGACGCTGCGCGCGGCGCGTCAAGCTTTGGAAAAGATTTAA
- a CDS encoding DUF5069 domain-containing protein translates to MNELTVLKAIEKRRSVQHFKSDLLPDTLLNALVDAAAEAPSYWNLQPWRVVLVMGDAQRKKLSAVTRHQTQIQEAPVIFVFTASLQGWKSVLTQILETAQATGAWSQEMADGAKSEALAFQEKMGIRQREFAIKDAMIAAAHVALAAESFGLGSCFLNDWEEEEVKKVIGAEDRNDIVIATLLSVGYASETRKHPGRLPRKELFFVDDLKTSYQFSPKHLRSPREKAFGLVHLPRLIDKVRLATKNQLPGYNFISVGFDRLLLDLLKVDSTLFIEVVKEAASDDEIYEWLKKKAKPLSEDEKETFNRRLLAVGPSDSARLSRFRYLLDSTDPSRHDVKSFIELIDLMEGRI, encoded by the coding sequence ATGAACGAGCTTACGGTTTTAAAAGCGATTGAAAAACGTCGATCGGTCCAACATTTTAAGTCTGATTTACTGCCCGACACACTTTTGAATGCTTTAGTGGATGCCGCAGCAGAAGCGCCGAGCTATTGGAACTTGCAACCTTGGCGCGTGGTTTTAGTAATGGGCGATGCGCAAAGGAAGAAGTTGAGTGCTGTAACTCGACATCAAACTCAAATTCAAGAAGCGCCTGTGATATTTGTTTTTACGGCTTCGCTTCAAGGATGGAAATCGGTATTGACCCAAATTTTAGAAACTGCGCAAGCGACAGGGGCATGGTCTCAAGAGATGGCCGATGGGGCAAAATCAGAGGCTTTGGCTTTTCAAGAAAAAATGGGAATTCGCCAGAGAGAGTTTGCTATTAAAGATGCCATGATTGCGGCAGCGCATGTGGCTTTGGCTGCGGAGAGTTTTGGATTGGGGAGCTGTTTTTTGAATGATTGGGAGGAGGAAGAGGTTAAGAAAGTGATTGGCGCTGAAGATCGGAATGATATCGTAATTGCAACGTTATTGTCAGTGGGATATGCTTCTGAAACTAGGAAGCATCCGGGGCGTTTGCCGCGCAAAGAACTTTTTTTTGTGGATGATTTAAAAACATCCTACCAATTTTCTCCCAAGCATCTTCGTAGTCCACGTGAGAAGGCGTTTGGGTTAGTGCATTTGCCGCGATTGATTGATAAAGTGCGGTTAGCCACCAAAAATCAGTTGCCCGGTTACAATTTTATTTCGGTGGGATTTGATCGTCTTTTGCTTGATCTTTTGAAAGTAGATTCAACCCTGTTTATTGAAGTGGTTAAAGAAGCTGCTAGCGACGATGAAATTTATGAATGGTTGAAGAAAAAGGCGAAGCCTCTTTCCGAGGATGAAAAAGAAACCTTTAATCGGAGATTGCTGGCTGTGGGGCCATCGGATTCAGCGCGTTTATCGCGGTTTCGTTATTTATTGGATTCGACGGATCCCAGTCGTCATGATGTAAAAAGTTTTATAGAGTTAATCGATTTAATGGAGGGTAGAATTTAA